The genomic window GCAGCGGACTGACGCGGTATCACCATCGGAGGATCAGCAGACATGCCGGCCACGCTACCCGGCTGCCGCGCCGACCCCGCCGGACCGGCCCTCGGCCGTGCGACCTGGCGTGCGACCAGCCGTGCGACCGGCCTCCGGCCGCCCCGGCGACCCCTGCCGGCCAGGCCGGCGCGGACCTGCCACAGCCCGTCCGCCGTCCTCACGCGAACCGTCGCCGCGGTTCCCGGACTCACCCCGATGGCCCACGATTCGGAATGCCCGCGATGGACGGTGCCCGAGCCGGATACGCTGACGGGGTGCGTCCCCGTTCGGAGGGGACCGCATAGCCGACAGCCGTCGCACCCAGGGAGTAGCCCCATGGCCACCAGTGTCCCCTCAGCTGCCCAGTCAGCCGCCCAGCAAGCCCGCGCCACCGCGCTGCGCGAAGCCCTCGCCAGCCGGGTCGTCGTCGCCGACGGCGCGATGGGCACGATGCTGCAGGCGCAGAATCCGACCCTCGCGGATTTCCAGGACCTGGAGGGCTGCAACGAGATCCTGAACGTCACCCGGCCCGACATCGTGCGCGGGGTGCACGAGGCGTACTTCTCGGTCGGCGTGGACTGCGTGGAGACGAACACCTTCGGCACCAACTACGCGGCGCTGGGGGAGTACGACATCCCCGAGCGGATCTTCGAGCTGGCCGAGGCCGGTGCCCGGATCGCGCGCGAGGTGGCGGACTCCTTCAGCACCGAGGACCACCCGCGCTGGGTGCTCGGCTCGATCGGCCCCGGCACCAAGCTGCCGACCCTGGGGCACACCACCTTCGAGCTGGTCCGCGAGGGATTCCAGCAGAACGCAGCCGGCCTGCTGGCCGGCGGTGCGGACGCGCTGCTGGTGGAGACCAGCCAGGACCTGCTGCAGACCAAGGCGGCCATCCTGGGCTGCAAGGCGGCGCTCGCCGAGGCCGGCCTGGACGTGCCGGTGATCTGCTCGGTGACGGTGGAGACCACCGGCACCATGCTGCTCGGCTCCGAGATCGGCGCCGCGCTGACCGCGCTGGAGCCGCTGGGCATCGACTACATCGGCCTGAACTGCGCCACCGGCCCGGCCGAGATGAGCGAGCACCTGCGCTACCTGGCCAAGAACGCCCGGATCGGGCTCTCCTGCATGCCGAACGCGGGCCTGCCGGTGCTCGGCAAGGACGGCGCGCACTACCCGCTGACCCCCGCCGAGCTGGCCGACGCGCACGACACCTTCACCCGCGAGTACGGCCTCGCGCTGGTCGGCGGCTGCTGCGGCACCACCCCCGAGCACCTGCGCCAGGTGGTCGAGCGGGTGCGCGGCCGGGAGGTCGTCCGGCGCGACCCGCGCCCCGAGCCGGCCGCCGCCTCGCTCTACCAGTCCGTCCCGTTCCGCCAGGACACCTCCTACCTGGCGATCGGCGAGCGCACCAACGCCAACGGCTCCAAGAAGTTCCGCGACTCGATGCTGGCCGGCGACTGGCAGGCCTGCGTGGAGATCGCGCGCGGCCAGATCCGCGACGGCTCGCACCTGCTGGACCTGTGCGTCGACTACGTCGGGCGCGACGGGGTGGCCGACATGCGCGAGATCGCCGGCCGGCTGGCCACCGCCTCCACCCTGCCGATCGTGCTGGACTCCACCGAGCCCGCCGTGCTGCGCGCCGGGTTGGAGCAGCTGGGCGGCCGGGCCGTGCTCAACTCGGTCAACTTCGAGGACGGCAACGCCCCCGACTCCCGCTTCGGCCGGATCGCCTCGCTGGCCCGCGAGCACGGTGCGGGCGTGATCGCGCTGACCATCGACGAGGAGGGGCAGGCGCGCACCGCCGAGACCAAGGTGGCGATCGCCGAGCGGCTGATCGAGGAGCTGACCCGCGACTACGGGATCGAGGAGGGCTCGATCCTGGTCGACTGCCTGACCTTCACCCTCGGCACCGGCCAGGAGGAATCGCGCCGCGACGGCATCGAGACCATCGAGGCGATCCGCGAGCTCAAGCGCCGCCACCCGGGCGTGCAGACCACGCTCGGCCTGTCCAACATCTCCTTCGGCCTGTCGCCCGCGGCCCGCCAGGTGCTGAACTCGGTCTTCCTGCACGAGTGCGTGCAGGCCGGCCTGGACTCGGCGATCGTGCACGCCTCCAAGATCCTGCCGATCGCCCGGATCCCCGAGGAGCAGCGCGAGGTCGCCCTCGACCTGGTCTACGACCGCCGCCGTGACGGCTACGACCCGCTGCAGAAGCTGCTCCAGCTCTTCGAGGGCGTCTCCTCCGCCTCCAGCGCGGCCTCCCGGGCCGAGGAGCTGGCGGCGCTGCCGCTGGAGGAGCGGCTCAAGCGCCGGATCATCGACGGCGAGCGCGAGGGCCTGGAGGCCGACCTGGACGAGGCGCTGACCCAGCGTCCGGCCCTGGAGATCGTCAACCAGACGCTGCTGGACGGCATGAAGACGGTCGGTGAGCTGTTCGGCTCGGGCCAGATGCAGCTGCCCTTCGTGCTGCAGTCCGCCGAGGTGATGAAGAACGCGGTGGCCCACCTGGAGCCGCACATGGAGAAGTCCGACGACGAGGGCAAGGGCACCATCGTGCTGGCCACCGTCAAGGGCGACGTCCACGACATCGGCAAGAACCTGGTGGACATCATCCTGTCCAACAACGGCTACACCGTGGTCAACCTTGGCATCAAGCAGCCGGTCTCGGCGATCCTGGAGGCCGCCCAGGAGCACCAGGCCGATGTGATCGGGATGTCCGGACTGCTCGTCAAGTCCACCGTGATCATGAAGGAGAACCTGGAGGAGCTCAACCAGCGCAAGCTGGCCGCCCAGTACCCCGTGATCCTGGGCGGGGCCGCGCTCACCCGCGCCTACGTCGAGCAGGACCTGCACGCCATCTACGAGGGCGAGGTCCGCTACGCCCGGGACGCCTTCGAGGGCCTGCGGCTGATGGACGCGCTGATCGCGGTCAAGCGCGGGGTGCCGGGGGCCGCGCTGCCCGAGCTGCGCCAGCGCCGCCACGCCCGGGTGGAGGTGACGGAGCCGGAGGAGGTCAACCTCGGCCAGGTCCGCTCCGACGTGTCGGTGGACAACCGGCTGCCCACGCCGCCGTTCTGGGGCGACCGGATCGTCAAGGGCATCCCGTTCGCCGACTACGCCTCCTGGCTGGACGAGGACGCGCTCTTCAAGGGCCAGTGGGGCCTGAAGGCCGCGCGCAGCGGCGAGGGGCCCTCCTACGAGGAGCTGGTGGAGACCGAGGGGCGCCCGCGGCTGCGGATGTGGCTGGACCGGCTGCAGACCGAGGGCTGGCTGGAGCCGGCCGTGATCTACGGCTACTACCCCGCCAACTCCAAGGGCGACGACCTGATCGTCTACCACGAGGACGGCACCGAGCGGACCCGCTTCACCTTCCCGCGCCAGCGGCGCGGGCGGCGGCTGTGCCTGGCGGACTACTTCCGCCCCGAGGAGTCCGGCGAGCGCGACGTGGTGGGCCTGCAGGTGGTCACCATGGGCAACCGGGTCTCCGAGGCGGCCAACGAGCTGTTCGCCGCCAACGCCTACCGCGACTACCTCGAACTGCACGGCCTGTCCGTCCAACTCGCCGAGGCGCTGGCCGAGTTCTGGCACGCCCGGGTCCGCTTCGAGCTGGGCTTCGGCGACGAGGACCCGCAGGACATCCGCGACATGTTCCAGCTCAAGTACCGCGGTGCCCGCTTCTCGCTCGGCTACGGGGCCTGCCCCGAGCTGGAGGACCGGGCGAAGATCGCCGAGCTGCTGAAGCCGGAGCGGATCGGCGTGGTGCTCTCCGAGGAGTTCCAGCTGCACCCCGAGCAGTCCACCGACGCGATCGTCATCCACCACCCGGAGGCGACGTACTTCAACGCGCGGTAATCCACCGGTCGCGCGCCGTTCGCCAGGGTGCGCGTATCCTGGACGACCCCGTGACACCGGCGGGGCCCAGCAGCGAAGGGGCGTGCCCGCATGACGACCGTCGACACCAGCATCCCGAACCTCGGTGCCCCGGGCGCCAAGGGCCCGCAGGCGGTGCTGGTGGACATGGACGGCACGCTGGTGGACACCGAGCACTTCTGGTGGGAGGCCGAGGCTTCGCTCTTCGCGGACCTCGGCCACCCGCTGGACGACACCCACCGGGTGCAGCTGGTCGGCGGCCCGATGAGCCGGGTGATCGACATCCTGCTCACGGCCACCGGGCTCGAACTGGACCCGGCCGAGGTCGCCGCCGGGATCAACCGGCGCTTCGTCGAGCTGCTGGACGGCGGGGCGCCGCTGATGCCCGGGGCCGCCGAGCTGCTCGCGCTGCTGGTCGAGCACCGGATCCCGGCGGCACTGGTCTCCGCCTCGCACCGGCCGATCATCGACCTGGTGCTGAAGAACCTCGGCGACCACCCGTTCGCCTTCTCGGTGGCGGGCGACGAGGTGGCCCGCACCAAGCCGGACCCGGAGCCGTACCTGACGGCGGTGCGCCGTTTCGGCGCCGAGCCCGGTCGCTGCGTGGTGATCGAGGACGCCCCGCTGGGCGTGGCGGCCGGCGAGGCGGCCGGCTGCCCGGTGATCGCGGTGCCCTCGGTGGCGCCGATCGCCGCCGCGCCCGGTCGCATCGTGCTGCGCTCGCTGGCCGACCTCGACCTCGCCCTGCTGCGCTCGGCGGTCACCGCCCGCGTGTGACGCTGATCACCTCGCAACCCCGAGCCCGCATCCCACTGGGCCGATCGGTTCGGGTCGAAACAGGACATCGGCGACAAGTCGCTGAAACTCCCAGCGATTTCTCATACTCCGTATGCGCTCTGCGGTCAAACGACCGGCCGGTCGTGTGGCAGGCTGCTGCGATCTATCCCGACACGCTTGGGCAGAGCGTGTGGGGCGATCCCTGATCCGGGGCTGCCCTTCGGCCTGCCCGCCGGCTCCATCCCGACCGGCCCGCACGGAGAAGGAACGCATGAGTTCAGCCATACGACGCGCGCCCGGACGCCTGGTGACCCTGGGCTGCGCGGCCCTGGTGGCCACCAGCCTGGCCGGCTGCGGTTCGGTCAAGTCACTGGCCGGCGGCGGCAGCAGTGCCATCACCCTGGGCACCGTGAACACCACCAGCGTGCTCGACCCGGCCGGCGCGTACGACAACGGTTCCTGGCTGATCCTGGAGAACACCTTCCAGGGGCTGCTCCGGCTCCCGGTCGGCGCCACCACGCCGGAGCCGGACGCGGCGCAGTCCTGCTCGTTCAGCGCCGACGCGATGACCTACCACTGCACGCTGCGCCCGAACCTGACCTTCTCCAACGGCCACCCGCTCACCGCGCAGGACGTGGTGTTCTCGATGGACCGGATGAAGAAGATCAACGACCCGAGCGGTCCGGCCGTGCTGTTCTCCACCGTCAAGTCGGTCGAGGCGCAGGGCGACAGCGACGTGGTCTTCCACCTCTCCGAGCCCGACGCCGTGCTGCCCGACAAGCTGGCCAGCGCCGCCGGCTCGATCGTCGACCACAGCGTCTTCCCGGCCGACAAGGAGTTGCCCAACAACCAGCTGGTCGGCTCGGGCCCGTACAAGATCGACTCGGTGGACGAGACCACCAGCGCGGGCGGCGGCAAGGCGCCCAGCAAGATCAGCCTGTCGGCCAACACGAAGTACCAGGGCGACGAGAAGCCGACCACCTCGAAGATCGACGTCCGCTACTTCACCGATCCGGGCCAGCTGAAGAGCGCCCTGGACAGCGGCGCGGTCGACCTGACCGACAACAGCCTCGACCCGAAGGTGGCCGCCCAGCTGCAGGCCGACCAGCTGGCCGGCAAGGGCACCCTCAACGTCACCCCGGTGGACAGCAGCGACAGCGGCTTCATGGTCTTCAACACCAAGGACCAGACCATGGGGCAGCAGGCGGTGCGTCAGGCCATCGCCCAGCTGGTCGACCGCGAGGCGCTCGCCAACGGCGTCTTCGCGAACACCGTCCAGCCGCTCTACTCGCTCGTCCCGCAGGGCATCGCCGGCCACACCACCGCCTTCTTCGACAAGTACGGCCAGCCCGACGTGGCCAAGGCCAAGGCGATCCTGGCCGCCGCGAAGATCCCCACCCCGGTCAGCTTCACCCTCAGCTGGACCGGCTCCGGCGCCGCGGGTGACGAACCGGCCGCGCTGAAGAAGCAGTTGGAGTCGAGCGGGCTGTTCCAGGTGAACACCCAGCAGGTCGCCGACTGGGCGACCTACCAGAAGGGCTGGCAGCAGGGCAGCTACCAGGCCTACACCACCGCCTGGAGCGCCGACTACCCGGACTCCGAGGACTTCGTGGCGCCGCTGGTGGTCGACGGCGGGGCGTTCCACAACGGCTTCGACGACCCGCTGATCAGCGAGCAACTGCTGCCGCAGAGCCAGCGCCAGGCCGACCGCGCCCAGGCGGCCGGTACCTTCGCCAGCATCCAGAACCAGCTGGCCGTCGACGTGCCGATGCTGCCGCTGGAGCAGAGCAAGGCGCTCTACGTCTCGCGGCAGAACATCACCGGCGTGGAGACCGCGGTGGACTCGACCTCCATCGTCCGGTTCGCCGAGCTCGGCCGCAGCTGACCTGCGCGCAACGGCGCGCAACAGCGCGGAGAAACGTATCGGCGGGGCCGTCCGCAGGAGCGGAGGGCCCCGCCGATACGGGCCGGAGCAGCGGTCAGGCGGCGCCGGGCCGCACCAGTCCGCTCTCGTAGGCGAAGACCGCGGCCTGTACCCGGTCGCGCAGGCCCAACTTGGTCAGCACATGGCCGACATGGGTCTTGACCGTGGTCTCGCTGACGAACAGCTCGGCGGCGATCTCCGCGTTGGACAGGCCCTTGGCCACCAGCCGCAGCACCTCCATCTCCCGCTCGGTCAGCGTGGTGAGCGCCGGCGAGGGCGCCTCGTCGCCGGAGGGCAGGCGGGTGGCGTACATGTCCAGCAGGCGGCGGGTGATCGAGGGCGCCAGCATCGCGGCGCCGTCGGCCACCACCCGGATCGCCTGCACCAGTTCCTCGGCGGGCACGTCCTTGAGCAGGAACCCGCTGGCGCCGGCCCGCAGTGCCTCCACCACGTACTCGTCCAGGTCGAAGGTGGTCAGCACGAGCACCTTCACCGGGCCGTCGCGGCCGGGCCCCACGATCCGGCGGGTCGCCTCCACCCCGTCCATCCGGGGCATCCGGATGTCCATCAGCACCACGTCGGGCTGCAGCGCCCGCACCTGTTCCAGCGCCTGCTGGCCGTCCCCCGCCTCGCCCACCACCACGAGGTCGGCCTCGGCCTCCAGGATCATCCGGAAGCCGGTGCGCAGCAGCGGCTGGTCGTCGACCAGCAGCACACGGATCGTCACCCTAGGACTCCTTGCTCATCGTGCTCATCCGAGCATCCCCCGTGGGATCCTCGACGGTTCGGGCCGCGGGCACCAAGGGCAGCGGCAGGATCGGCAGCGGGTACGGCGGGGGAGTCCCGCCGAACTCCGGGCAGCTGGCCTGATGATCGCACCAGTCGCAGAGCCGGTTGCGGGTGGCCGGGAACTCACCGGTGGCCACCGCCCGGCTGATCGTCTCCCACAGCGCCAGCAGCTTGCGCTCCACCGAGCGCAGGTCCGCCTCGTCCGGGTCGTAGCTGACCACGTCGCCGCCCCCGCCGAGGTAGACCAGCTGCAGCCGCTTGGGGATCACGCCCTTCCAGCGCCACACCACCAGGGCGTAGAACTTCATCTGGAACATCGCCTTGCCCTCGAAGTCCCGCGAGGGCGCCCGGCCGGTCTTGTAGTCCACCAGCCGCACCTCGCCGGTGGGGGCCACGTCGACCCGGTCGATGTAGCCGCGCAGCTTCAGCCCGGAGTCGAGCACGGTCTCCACGTACAGCTCGCGCTCCACCGGCTCCAGCCGGGTGGGGTCCTCCAGCCGGAACCACTGGCCCAGCAGCTTCTCGGCCTCCGCCAGCCAGCGGGCCAGCTGCTCGCCGACCGCCTCGGTGTCCACCGTCCCGTCGCCGGACGCCGGCGGGAACAGCTCGCCCAGCTCGGGCCGTTCGCCCAGCAGGCGCTCCCACTGCGGGCGCAGCAGCGCCAGCGCCCGCTCGGGGGTGCGCTCGGCGGCCGGGTGGTCGAAGAGCCGCTCCAGCACCGCGTGCACCAGGGTGCCCTTGGTGGCGGCCGGGCTCGGCGGCTCCGGCAGCTTGTCGATCACCCGCAGCCGGTAGAGCAGTGGGCAGGTCAGGAAATCCCCGGCACGGGAGGGGGAGAGGCCACTCGGCGGAACGGCCGGGCGGGCGGTCTCGGTCTGCTGCATACCCAAGACCCTATGGGGTCGGGCCCGCATCCGGGGGCCACGAGCGGGCGGAGCTCCGGAACGCGGTGCCGCGGACCGAAAGGCCGGAAAGCGGGTACAAGGATGACAAGGGGGCAGTCAGGCCATCGTGGTTCGAGATCACGTAGCGTGGGCAGCCTCCCGTCCGCTGTGGCCGGGGGCACGGCGGGGACGACGACCTGAAGGGGTCACGGTGAGCGACACCACGGGGCAGCAGACCTCCCAGCAGCCACAGCAGCCGGCCGGCCCGGACGGGCCGAAGAAGGCCAAGCAGCCGGACCGGCCGACCGGCGCCATCCTGGTGGGCCGCCCCTTCGGCGTGCCGATCTACGTCACCCCCACCTGGTTCCTGATCGCCGCCCTGATCACCTGGCTCTTCGGCGACCAGCTCAGCAACGTGCTGCCGGACCTCGGCTTCACCCGCTACCTGATCGCGCTCTCCTTCGCGATCGCCTTCTACGCCTCCGTCCTGGTCCACGAGCTCGCCCACACCGTGGTGGCGCTGCGCTACAAGCTCGGCGTGCGCCGGATCCAGCTGCAGTTCTTCGGCGGCGTCTCCGAGATCGAGAAGGAGGCCGAGACCCCGGGCCGCGAGTTCTGGCTGGCCTTCGTCGGTCCACTGCTCTCGCTGGTGCTCGGCGGGATCTGCTGGCTCTTCCTGGACCTGGTCGAGCTGGAGACCGTGCCCGGCGTGCTGCTGGCCGGCCTGATGGTCGCCAACCTGGTGGTCGCCGTCTTCAACCTGCTGCCAGGCCTGCCGCTGGACGGCGGGCGGATGCTGCGCGCCGTGGTCTGGGGCATCACCGGGCGCCCGATGACCGGCACCATCGCCGCCGCCTGGGCCGGGCGGGTGCTCGCGCTGGCCGTGCTGTTCGGCCTGCCCGCCATCGCCGCGGCCCAGGACCACGGCCAGCGCAGCGGTGGCCAGTCGCTGCTCGACTCCGCGCTGGCCGCGGTGCTGGCCGTGGTGATCTGGAACGGGGCGGGTGGCGCGGTGCGCAACGCCCGGCTCAAGGAGGCGCTGCCGGGCCTGGCGGTGCGCGGCCTGACCCGCCGGGCCGTCTCGGTGCCCGCCGACACCCCGCTCGCCGAGGCGCTGCGCCGGGCCCGCGAGGCGCAGGCCGGGGCCGTGGTGGTGGCCGACGGGCACGGCGACCCGATCGCGCTGGTCAAGGAGGCCGCGGTGCTCCAGGTCCCCGAGCACCGCAGGCCCTGGGTTGCGGTGGGGCCGCTGGCCCGCTCGCTGGAACCCGGCCTGCGGATCTCGGCCGACCTGGACGGCGAGGAGCTGCTCACCGCGCTGCGCAGCGTGCCCGCCAGCGAGTACCTGGTGGTGGAGGCGGACGGCGCGGTCTACGGGGTGCTGGCCGTCTCCGACGTCGAGCGGCGCCTGAGCGCGGTGCTCACCGGCCGCTGACCGTCCACCGGCCGGCCGCCGGGGTGCGCCGACGGGCGGCGCGGAGCGGTGCGCGGGTCGGGATAGGATTGTCCGCATGTCCGAACCGACCGGTGCCACCCGCAGGCGGGGGCCATTCACGGTCGGGGACCAGGTACAGCTGACCGACCCCAAGGGCCGTCACTACACGTTCACGCTCGAAGCCGGGAAGAACTTCCACACCCACAAGGGTGCGTTCCCCCACGACGAGCTGATCGGTGCCCCCGAGGGCACTGTCGTGCGCACCACGGGGAACGTTCCCTATCTCGCGCTGCGCCCCCTGCTCCCCGACTACGTCCTGTCCATGCCGCGTGGTGCGGCCGTGATCTACCCGAAGGACGCGGGGCAGATCCTGGCCATGGCCGACATCTTCGCCGGCGCCAGGGTGGTGGAGGCGGGTGTCGGCTCCGGTGCGCTGAGCACCTACCTGCTGCGCGCGGTCGGCGACACCGGCATGCTCGCCTCCTACGAGCGCCGCGAGGACTTCGCGGACATCGCCCGCAAGAACGTCGAGCGCTACTTCGGCGGCCCGCACCCGGCCTGGAAGCTCACGGTCGGGGACCTCCAGGACAACCTGGTGGAGTCCGAGGTCGACCGGATCATCCTGGACATGCTGGCGCCCTGGGAGTGCCTGGACGTCGCCGCCAAGGCGCTCGTCCCCGGCGGCCTGATCTGCTGCTACGTGGCCACCACCACGCAGCTCTCGCGCACCGTCGAGGCGCTGCGCGAGCACGGCAACTTCACCGAGCCGCAGTCCTGGGAGACCATGGTCCGCACCTGGCACGTGGAGGGCCTGGCGGTCCGCCCGGACCACCGGATGATCGGCCACACCGGCTTCCTGCTCACCTCCCGTCGGCTCGCCGACGGCGTCGAGCCGCCGCTGCGCCGCCGCCGCCCCGCCAAGGGCGCCTACGGCGAAGACTACGACAACGGGGCACCCGAGCCCACCCTGGCCGAGCGGGCCGCCGCCCGCGCCGCCGCCCGGGAAGCCACCCCGGTGATCGACCAGGACTGACACACCGTCCGCCCGCGGGGCGGCGCTGCCCACCTGTGTGTGGGGAGCGCCGCCCCGCCGGTTTTTGCGGGCGGCCCCGGACAGCCCCCCGTGCGGGCCCTGGCCCGGTGATGTGCGACGATGCTGCCCACACACGTTCACCCCGGTTGGTGGAGGGGACCTCTTGGCGGACGCAGCGGACGCGGCGCTCGATCTGGCACACACGACCCAGTCGCCCGCGGGCCGGCCGGAACCCGGCGCGGCCGCCCGCTCGGGCCCCTGGAGATGGGGCGCGGTGGCCGCCGCGTGCGCCGCCCTGGTGGCCGGCACGATGGCCGCCGCCCCCGGCGTCGCCCCCACGGCCCGGAGCGCCGCAGGCAGCGCCAGCGGTCGGCCGCACGCCCTGCCGGCCGGCCAGGCGCCGGACGCCGCGCAGGCCCAGCTCCCGTTGGACTGCGGCCCGCTGCCCACCGCGGTCTCGGTCAGCTTCGCCGCCGACCTCGGCGACGGCACCCCGGTCACGGTGGCCGCCGCGCACTGCCAGGCCGGCGGCGGCTCCGCCCCCGACGGTGTCTTCATCCTCGTGGCCGGCCCCGACGGGCACCCCGTCGTGCACGACACCCTGCTGCGCTGGCAGGAGGGCTTCACCGTCACCCGCCTCGCGCTGCGCTCCGACGGCGCCGTCACGGCCCTCGCCAAGGGCTACTCCACGAACGACGTACCGCGCTGCTGCCCGGATCTGAACGTGCAGTTCGACTGGACCC from Kitasatospora sp. NBC_01250 includes these protein-coding regions:
- the metH gene encoding methionine synthase — its product is MATSVPSAAQSAAQQARATALREALASRVVVADGAMGTMLQAQNPTLADFQDLEGCNEILNVTRPDIVRGVHEAYFSVGVDCVETNTFGTNYAALGEYDIPERIFELAEAGARIAREVADSFSTEDHPRWVLGSIGPGTKLPTLGHTTFELVREGFQQNAAGLLAGGADALLVETSQDLLQTKAAILGCKAALAEAGLDVPVICSVTVETTGTMLLGSEIGAALTALEPLGIDYIGLNCATGPAEMSEHLRYLAKNARIGLSCMPNAGLPVLGKDGAHYPLTPAELADAHDTFTREYGLALVGGCCGTTPEHLRQVVERVRGREVVRRDPRPEPAAASLYQSVPFRQDTSYLAIGERTNANGSKKFRDSMLAGDWQACVEIARGQIRDGSHLLDLCVDYVGRDGVADMREIAGRLATASTLPIVLDSTEPAVLRAGLEQLGGRAVLNSVNFEDGNAPDSRFGRIASLAREHGAGVIALTIDEEGQARTAETKVAIAERLIEELTRDYGIEEGSILVDCLTFTLGTGQEESRRDGIETIEAIRELKRRHPGVQTTLGLSNISFGLSPAARQVLNSVFLHECVQAGLDSAIVHASKILPIARIPEEQREVALDLVYDRRRDGYDPLQKLLQLFEGVSSASSAASRAEELAALPLEERLKRRIIDGEREGLEADLDEALTQRPALEIVNQTLLDGMKTVGELFGSGQMQLPFVLQSAEVMKNAVAHLEPHMEKSDDEGKGTIVLATVKGDVHDIGKNLVDIILSNNGYTVVNLGIKQPVSAILEAAQEHQADVIGMSGLLVKSTVIMKENLEELNQRKLAAQYPVILGGAALTRAYVEQDLHAIYEGEVRYARDAFEGLRLMDALIAVKRGVPGAALPELRQRRHARVEVTEPEEVNLGQVRSDVSVDNRLPTPPFWGDRIVKGIPFADYASWLDEDALFKGQWGLKAARSGEGPSYEELVETEGRPRLRMWLDRLQTEGWLEPAVIYGYYPANSKGDDLIVYHEDGTERTRFTFPRQRRGRRLCLADYFRPEESGERDVVGLQVVTMGNRVSEAANELFAANAYRDYLELHGLSVQLAEALAEFWHARVRFELGFGDEDPQDIRDMFQLKYRGARFSLGYGACPELEDRAKIAELLKPERIGVVLSEEFQLHPEQSTDAIVIHHPEATYFNAR
- a CDS encoding HAD family hydrolase is translated as MTTVDTSIPNLGAPGAKGPQAVLVDMDGTLVDTEHFWWEAEASLFADLGHPLDDTHRVQLVGGPMSRVIDILLTATGLELDPAEVAAGINRRFVELLDGGAPLMPGAAELLALLVEHRIPAALVSASHRPIIDLVLKNLGDHPFAFSVAGDEVARTKPDPEPYLTAVRRFGAEPGRCVVIEDAPLGVAAGEAAGCPVIAVPSVAPIAAAPGRIVLRSLADLDLALLRSAVTARV
- a CDS encoding ABC transporter substrate-binding protein codes for the protein MSSAIRRAPGRLVTLGCAALVATSLAGCGSVKSLAGGGSSAITLGTVNTTSVLDPAGAYDNGSWLILENTFQGLLRLPVGATTPEPDAAQSCSFSADAMTYHCTLRPNLTFSNGHPLTAQDVVFSMDRMKKINDPSGPAVLFSTVKSVEAQGDSDVVFHLSEPDAVLPDKLASAAGSIVDHSVFPADKELPNNQLVGSGPYKIDSVDETTSAGGGKAPSKISLSANTKYQGDEKPTTSKIDVRYFTDPGQLKSALDSGAVDLTDNSLDPKVAAQLQADQLAGKGTLNVTPVDSSDSGFMVFNTKDQTMGQQAVRQAIAQLVDREALANGVFANTVQPLYSLVPQGIAGHTTAFFDKYGQPDVAKAKAILAAAKIPTPVSFTLSWTGSGAAGDEPAALKKQLESSGLFQVNTQQVADWATYQKGWQQGSYQAYTTAWSADYPDSEDFVAPLVVDGGAFHNGFDDPLISEQLLPQSQRQADRAQAAGTFASIQNQLAVDVPMLPLEQSKALYVSRQNITGVETAVDSTSIVRFAELGRS
- a CDS encoding response regulator transcription factor translates to MTIRVLLVDDQPLLRTGFRMILEAEADLVVVGEAGDGQQALEQVRALQPDVVLMDIRMPRMDGVEATRRIVGPGRDGPVKVLVLTTFDLDEYVVEALRAGASGFLLKDVPAEELVQAIRVVADGAAMLAPSITRRLLDMYATRLPSGDEAPSPALTTLTEREMEVLRLVAKGLSNAEIAAELFVSETTVKTHVGHVLTKLGLRDRVQAAVFAYESGLVRPGAA
- a CDS encoding RecB family exonuclease, which produces MQQTETARPAVPPSGLSPSRAGDFLTCPLLYRLRVIDKLPEPPSPAATKGTLVHAVLERLFDHPAAERTPERALALLRPQWERLLGERPELGELFPPASGDGTVDTEAVGEQLARWLAEAEKLLGQWFRLEDPTRLEPVERELYVETVLDSGLKLRGYIDRVDVAPTGEVRLVDYKTGRAPSRDFEGKAMFQMKFYALVVWRWKGVIPKRLQLVYLGGGGDVVSYDPDEADLRSVERKLLALWETISRAVATGEFPATRNRLCDWCDHQASCPEFGGTPPPYPLPILPLPLVPAARTVEDPTGDARMSTMSKES
- a CDS encoding site-2 protease family protein, with amino-acid sequence MSDTTGQQTSQQPQQPAGPDGPKKAKQPDRPTGAILVGRPFGVPIYVTPTWFLIAALITWLFGDQLSNVLPDLGFTRYLIALSFAIAFYASVLVHELAHTVVALRYKLGVRRIQLQFFGGVSEIEKEAETPGREFWLAFVGPLLSLVLGGICWLFLDLVELETVPGVLLAGLMVANLVVAVFNLLPGLPLDGGRMLRAVVWGITGRPMTGTIAAAWAGRVLALAVLFGLPAIAAAQDHGQRSGGQSLLDSALAAVLAVVIWNGAGGAVRNARLKEALPGLAVRGLTRRAVSVPADTPLAEALRRAREAQAGAVVVADGHGDPIALVKEAAVLQVPEHRRPWVAVGPLARSLEPGLRISADLDGEELLTALRSVPASEYLVVEADGAVYGVLAVSDVERRLSAVLTGR
- a CDS encoding tRNA (adenine-N1)-methyltransferase; the encoded protein is MSEPTGATRRRGPFTVGDQVQLTDPKGRHYTFTLEAGKNFHTHKGAFPHDELIGAPEGTVVRTTGNVPYLALRPLLPDYVLSMPRGAAVIYPKDAGQILAMADIFAGARVVEAGVGSGALSTYLLRAVGDTGMLASYERREDFADIARKNVERYFGGPHPAWKLTVGDLQDNLVESEVDRIILDMLAPWECLDVAAKALVPGGLICCYVATTTQLSRTVEALREHGNFTEPQSWETMVRTWHVEGLAVRPDHRMIGHTGFLLTSRRLADGVEPPLRRRRPAKGAYGEDYDNGAPEPTLAERAAARAAAREATPVIDQD